One stretch of Prunus persica cultivar Lovell chromosome G1, Prunus_persica_NCBIv2, whole genome shotgun sequence DNA includes these proteins:
- the LOC18791053 gene encoding protein GAMETE EXPRESSED 2 isoform X3 has translation MAIKMHLHILVSLLALSFGTELSTSDEAAMPEFTFSWMDDKDTFQAGDTATIRIRALNNFDKLDKNAFKPTLTVNGKPGNSSFVSGVLSDFEGDPTSWKLFFTTITAGLFNVMINEDRYKVFDSSLHFQVHPGHEFEAGTIARVLILPKDAFGNNINISESSEDPKLHNFTVSAFYANESIASLPEITHLGWNEIGCIIVEFLVVKAGDLFLYVGGGNETLNGSPLPFKVNPAGPLEVSNSVAKWDFEPNAWQLYSKMEVLIHQQDRYGNLVPGLYAFDAEVVEIKTNLSIPLADLHFEEVVAGIQLFSFSNLEPGNFLLTISDMKHDKSISNMPYAYNVFVGYCNGTNSVVNGSGLNSSTAGERAEFSVYLNDAYQYPSPAEIERLEVQIVREIDSYRVQSSIFPMQIINGTGPARGIRYGATSQIEITPSPSMDSANSSVGSFGTLATAFNVVYTPDKSGIYRIYVLCGNILLNGGQPCTMEVRGGEVNTSLSQVVKFSPKVPKMINNDVVVQLVDSFFNPVLSQQSRLKLNIVSVNSSGFSSSMFVDNSNGSYTVHYLAEDVGSYEMCASFEGKQVSPCPFGVNVYSSEYFPRAYIDTISVWEDESIAFDVLANDYFAGKNASVVEFSKPGHGSLLEFGRLLRYTPQKDYYGNDSFVYTMSDINGNLATAAVNISVLTIPPQFVSFPTELQATEDEISPRFGGFPGFEIRYSDMMESISVNLSAQSGTVFLAPMLMQFWEPVWTGLSVYTEDGEVKGLILEGNVEVINFALQSIQYYGNENFCGYDTVRVSTRNRNGVNVLDVPVLVEPINDPPFIHAPAYIILKNNEDESLIYDREKDKFEFCIGDPDLLAFHGNESLFAVTFSVEVNDGFLVTSLPAALITTTELKLKNSYQWLPLQTYVSISKHFKVKAKGVRFHGTVNDCNSVMQQLFYHGGEQDAILTVTLNDMGNYGCYFNCAEKISVPLQADASVNLIRRRPMSSLVAHGLGSAIVLEAIIVFSLGSALLFFTCKCATRLVNERRNKATRGPEPESTHSLRKGTPKTNVSEHATHLTGSCSSPLLGSQRPNFRQRSSCRQSGDEESSKAAYQRFRSISGRSQHTPAPSFMPLAIEKEQSETV, from the exons ATGGCAATCAAAATGCACTTGCACATACTGGTTTCGCTCTTGGCTCTCTCCTTTGGCACCGAACTTTCAACTTCAG ACGAAGCAGCGATGCCTGAGTTCACTTTCAGTTGGATGGATGACAAAGACACTTTCCAAGCCGGCGACACTGCAACCATAAGGATCAGAGCACTGAACAACTTTGACAAGCTTGACAAGAATGCGTTCAAGCCTACTCTCACAGTAAATGGGAAGCCTGGGAATAGCTCTTTTGTATCTGGGGTTTTGTCAGATTTTGAAGGAGACCCTACTAGTTGGAAACTTTTCTTCACTACGATAACTGCCGGATTGTTCAACGTTATGATCAATGAGGATCGCTACAAAGTGTTTGATTCTTCTCTGCATTTCCAAGTTCACCCAG GTCATGAATTTGAAGCAGGGACTATAGCTAGAGTGCTGATACTTCCCAAGGACGCATTTGGcaataatattaatatctCTGAATCCAGTGAAGATCCAAAGTTACATAATTTTACAGTGTCTGCATTCTACGCAAACGAGTCCATAGCAAGCCTGCCAGAAATCACCCATTTGGGTTGGAATGAAATTGGTTGTATCATTGTCGAATTCCTTGTGGTGAAAGCTGGAGACCTCTTTTTGTATGTGGGAGGTGGTAATGAGACCTTGAATGGCTCTCCACTACCATTTAAGGTGAACCCAG CAGGACCACTAGAAGTTTCCAATTCTGTGGCCAAGTGGGATTTTGAACCAAATGCATGGCAATTATATTCCAAGATGGAAGTCCTTATACATCAGCAAGATCGATATGGGAACCTTGTTCCGGGCCTGTATGCATTTGATGCTGAAGTTGTTGAGATAAAGACAAATTTGTCTATACCTCTTGCAGATTTGCACTTCGAAGAAGTGGTGGCTggaattcaattgttttcCTTTAGTAATCTGGAACCGGGAAACTTCTTGCTCACTATATCTGATATGAAGCATGACAAAAGTATCTCTAATATGCCATATGCTTATAATGTCTTTGTTG GTTATTGCAATGGGACAAACAGTGTTGTTAATGGATCTGGTTTAAATAGTTCTACTGCTGGAGAACGAGCAGAGTTTTCAGTTTacttgaatgatgcttatcaGTATCCTTCTCCTGCTGAAATAGAAAGGCTTGAAGTACAAATTGTAAGGGAAATTGACTCCTACCGAGTGCAGTCGAGCATATTTCCTATGCAGATCATCAATG GGACTGGACCTGCTCGTGGGATAAGATATGGTGCAACCAGCCAGATAGAAATCACTCCTTCACCATCTATGGACTCAGCAAATTCT TCTGTTGGGAGCTTCGGCACTCTGGCAACTGCTTTCAATGTGGTTTATACACCAGACAAGAGTGGGATTTATAGAATCTATGTACTTTGTGGAAATATTCTACTGAATGGTGGTCAACCATGTACAATGGAAGTAAGAGGAG GAGAGGTTAATACATCACTCTCACAAGTTGTCAAATTTTCTCCCAAGGTGCCAAAAATGATTAATAATGACGTAGTAGTGCAGCTCGTGGATTCATTTTTTAACCCTGTCTTGTCTCAACAATCCAGGCTGAAACTAAACATTGTTTCAGTTAACAGTTCTGGGTTTTCAAGTTCCATGTTTGTGGATAATAGTAATGGCTCATACACGGTTCACTATCTGGCTGAGGATGTTGGAAGTTATGAGATGTGTGCTTCATTTGAAGGCAAACAAGTCTCTCCCTGTCCCTTTGGGGTCAATGTCTACAGCA GTGAGTATTTTCCCAGAGCCTACATTGATACAATATCTGTATGGGAGGACGAGTCAATTGCTTTTGATGTTTTAGCAAATGACTACTTTGCTGGGAAAAAtgcaagtgttgttgaattcTCAAAG CCAGGTCATGGTTCCCTTCTCGAGTTTGGAAGGCTCCTCCGGTATACACCTCAAAAAGACTATTATGGGAATGATTCATTTGTGTACACAATGTCTGATATAAACGGGAATCTTGCTACTGCTGCTGTAAACATATCTGTTCTCACTATCCCACCccaatttgtttcatttccaACTGAACTGCAAGCAACTGAAGATGAGATTAGTCCCAGATTTGG TGGTTTCCCAGGGTTTGAGATAAGATACTCAGACATGATGGAGAGCATCTCTGTTAATCTCAGCGCACAATCTGGGACGGTCTTTCTGGCTCCCATGCTAATGCAATTCTGGGAGCCAGTTTGGACGGGACTTTCTGTATACACAGAGGATGGAGAAGTGAAGGGTTTGATTTTAGAAGGCAACGTGGAAGTAATCAATTTTGCCCTTCAGTCAATTCAGTACTACGG aaaTGAGAACTTTTGTGGCTATGATACAGTTCGAGTCTCTACAAGGAACAGGAATGGAGTTAATGTATTGGATGTTCCAGTTTTGGTGGAACCTATTAACGATCCTCCATTTATTCATGCCCCtgcatatattattttgaaaaataatgaagatgAGTCACTGATATATGACAGAGAAAAAGACAAGTTTGAGTTCTGCATTGGAGATCCAGATCTTCTTGCCTTCCATG GTAATGAGTCCCTCTTCGCAGTCACATTTTCTGTGGAAGTTAATGATGGATTTTTGGTAACAAGCCTACCGGCTGCGCTCATCACTACAACTGAACTGAAGCTCAAGAACAGTTACCAGTGGCTACCTCTTCAAACATATGTCAGCATCTCAAAACATTTCAAGGTCAAAGCTAAGGGAGTTAGATTTCATGGAACAGTAAATGACTGCAACAGTGTAATGCAACAGCTCTTTTATCAT GGAGGAGAACAGGATGCCATCTTGACAGTGACATTGAATGACATGGGAAACTATGGATGCTATTTTAATTGTGCTGAAAAGATATCAGTGCCTTTGCAGGCTGATGCTTCTGTTAATCTAATAAGACGAAGGCCAATGAGTTCACTTGTGGCTCACG GCTTGGGATCTGCTATTGTGCTTGAAGCCATTATAGTGTTTTCACTCGGATCAGCACTACTATTTTTCACCTGCAAATGTGCAACTCGCCTTGTAaatgaaagaagaaacaaagctACCAGGGGTCCTGAACCAGAAAGCACACATAGTTTGCGCAAAGGGACT CCAAAGACAAACGTATCAGAGCATGCAACTCACCTCACTGGGAGTTGTTCAAGCCCTTTGCTTGGCAGCCAACGTCCCAACTttcgccaacg GTCGTCCTGCCGTCAATCTGGAGATGAGGAATCTTCCAAGGCAGCATATCAGAGGTTCCGTTCTATTAGTGGACGCAGTCAGCACACTCCTGCGCCTAGCTTTATGCCCCTTGCTATTGAAAAGGAACAGAGTGAAACAGTTTAA
- the LOC18791053 gene encoding protein GAMETE EXPRESSED 2 isoform X1 has translation MAIKMHLHILVSLLALSFGTELSTSDEAAMPEFTFSWMDDKDTFQAGDTATIRIRALNNFDKLDKNAFKPTLTVNGKPGNSSFVSGVLSDFEGDPTSWKLFFTTITAGLFNVMINEDRYKVFDSSLHFQVHPGKMYPSGCVVSWMGSGHEFEAGTIARVLILPKDAFGNNINISESSEDPKLHNFTVSAFYANESIASLPEITHLGWNEIGCIIVEFLVVKAGDLFLYVGGGNETLNGSPLPFKVNPAGPLEVSNSVAKWDFEPNAWQLYSKMEVLIHQQDRYGNLVPGLYAFDAEVVEIKTNLSIPLADLHFEEVVAGIQLFSFSNLEPGNFLLTISDMKHDKSISNMPYAYNVFVGYCNGTNSVVNGSGLNSSTAGERAEFSVYLNDAYQYPSPAEIERLEVQIVREIDSYRVQSSIFPMQIINGTGPARGIRYGATSQIEITPSPSMDSANSSVGSFGTLATAFNVVYTPDKSGIYRIYVLCGNILLNGGQPCTMEVRGGEVNTSLSQVVKFSPKVPKMINNDVVVQLVDSFFNPVLSQQSRLKLNIVSVNSSGFSSSMFVDNSNGSYTVHYLAEDVGSYEMCASFEGKQVSPCPFGVNVYSSEYFPRAYIDTISVWEDESIAFDVLANDYFAGKNASVVEFSKPGHGSLLEFGRLLRYTPQKDYYGNDSFVYTMSDINGNLATAAVNISVLTIPPQFVSFPTELQATEDEISPRFGGFPGFEIRYSDMMESISVNLSAQSGTVFLAPMLMQFWEPVWTGLSVYTEDGEVKGLILEGNVEVINFALQSIQYYGNENFCGYDTVRVSTRNRNGVNVLDVPVLVEPINDPPFIHAPAYIILKNNEDESLIYDREKDKFEFCIGDPDLLAFHGNESLFAVTFSVEVNDGFLVTSLPAALITTTELKLKNSYQWLPLQTYVSISKHFKVKAKGVRFHGTVNDCNSVMQQLFYHGGEQDAILTVTLNDMGNYGCYFNCAEKISVPLQADASVNLIRRRPMSSLVAHGLGSAIVLEAIIVFSLGSALLFFTCKCATRLVNERRNKATRGPEPESTHSLRKGTPKTNVSEHATHLTGSCSSPLLGSQRPNFRQRSSCRQSGDEESSKAAYQRFRSISGRSQHTPAPSFMPLAIEKEQSETV, from the exons ATGGCAATCAAAATGCACTTGCACATACTGGTTTCGCTCTTGGCTCTCTCCTTTGGCACCGAACTTTCAACTTCAG ACGAAGCAGCGATGCCTGAGTTCACTTTCAGTTGGATGGATGACAAAGACACTTTCCAAGCCGGCGACACTGCAACCATAAGGATCAGAGCACTGAACAACTTTGACAAGCTTGACAAGAATGCGTTCAAGCCTACTCTCACAGTAAATGGGAAGCCTGGGAATAGCTCTTTTGTATCTGGGGTTTTGTCAGATTTTGAAGGAGACCCTACTAGTTGGAAACTTTTCTTCACTACGATAACTGCCGGATTGTTCAACGTTATGATCAATGAGGATCGCTACAAAGTGTTTGATTCTTCTCTGCATTTCCAAGTTCACCCAG GGAAAATGTACCCATCTGGCTGTGTTGTTTCTTGGATGGGTTCAGGTCATGAATTTGAAGCAGGGACTATAGCTAGAGTGCTGATACTTCCCAAGGACGCATTTGGcaataatattaatatctCTGAATCCAGTGAAGATCCAAAGTTACATAATTTTACAGTGTCTGCATTCTACGCAAACGAGTCCATAGCAAGCCTGCCAGAAATCACCCATTTGGGTTGGAATGAAATTGGTTGTATCATTGTCGAATTCCTTGTGGTGAAAGCTGGAGACCTCTTTTTGTATGTGGGAGGTGGTAATGAGACCTTGAATGGCTCTCCACTACCATTTAAGGTGAACCCAG CAGGACCACTAGAAGTTTCCAATTCTGTGGCCAAGTGGGATTTTGAACCAAATGCATGGCAATTATATTCCAAGATGGAAGTCCTTATACATCAGCAAGATCGATATGGGAACCTTGTTCCGGGCCTGTATGCATTTGATGCTGAAGTTGTTGAGATAAAGACAAATTTGTCTATACCTCTTGCAGATTTGCACTTCGAAGAAGTGGTGGCTggaattcaattgttttcCTTTAGTAATCTGGAACCGGGAAACTTCTTGCTCACTATATCTGATATGAAGCATGACAAAAGTATCTCTAATATGCCATATGCTTATAATGTCTTTGTTG GTTATTGCAATGGGACAAACAGTGTTGTTAATGGATCTGGTTTAAATAGTTCTACTGCTGGAGAACGAGCAGAGTTTTCAGTTTacttgaatgatgcttatcaGTATCCTTCTCCTGCTGAAATAGAAAGGCTTGAAGTACAAATTGTAAGGGAAATTGACTCCTACCGAGTGCAGTCGAGCATATTTCCTATGCAGATCATCAATG GGACTGGACCTGCTCGTGGGATAAGATATGGTGCAACCAGCCAGATAGAAATCACTCCTTCACCATCTATGGACTCAGCAAATTCT TCTGTTGGGAGCTTCGGCACTCTGGCAACTGCTTTCAATGTGGTTTATACACCAGACAAGAGTGGGATTTATAGAATCTATGTACTTTGTGGAAATATTCTACTGAATGGTGGTCAACCATGTACAATGGAAGTAAGAGGAG GAGAGGTTAATACATCACTCTCACAAGTTGTCAAATTTTCTCCCAAGGTGCCAAAAATGATTAATAATGACGTAGTAGTGCAGCTCGTGGATTCATTTTTTAACCCTGTCTTGTCTCAACAATCCAGGCTGAAACTAAACATTGTTTCAGTTAACAGTTCTGGGTTTTCAAGTTCCATGTTTGTGGATAATAGTAATGGCTCATACACGGTTCACTATCTGGCTGAGGATGTTGGAAGTTATGAGATGTGTGCTTCATTTGAAGGCAAACAAGTCTCTCCCTGTCCCTTTGGGGTCAATGTCTACAGCA GTGAGTATTTTCCCAGAGCCTACATTGATACAATATCTGTATGGGAGGACGAGTCAATTGCTTTTGATGTTTTAGCAAATGACTACTTTGCTGGGAAAAAtgcaagtgttgttgaattcTCAAAG CCAGGTCATGGTTCCCTTCTCGAGTTTGGAAGGCTCCTCCGGTATACACCTCAAAAAGACTATTATGGGAATGATTCATTTGTGTACACAATGTCTGATATAAACGGGAATCTTGCTACTGCTGCTGTAAACATATCTGTTCTCACTATCCCACCccaatttgtttcatttccaACTGAACTGCAAGCAACTGAAGATGAGATTAGTCCCAGATTTGG TGGTTTCCCAGGGTTTGAGATAAGATACTCAGACATGATGGAGAGCATCTCTGTTAATCTCAGCGCACAATCTGGGACGGTCTTTCTGGCTCCCATGCTAATGCAATTCTGGGAGCCAGTTTGGACGGGACTTTCTGTATACACAGAGGATGGAGAAGTGAAGGGTTTGATTTTAGAAGGCAACGTGGAAGTAATCAATTTTGCCCTTCAGTCAATTCAGTACTACGG aaaTGAGAACTTTTGTGGCTATGATACAGTTCGAGTCTCTACAAGGAACAGGAATGGAGTTAATGTATTGGATGTTCCAGTTTTGGTGGAACCTATTAACGATCCTCCATTTATTCATGCCCCtgcatatattattttgaaaaataatgaagatgAGTCACTGATATATGACAGAGAAAAAGACAAGTTTGAGTTCTGCATTGGAGATCCAGATCTTCTTGCCTTCCATG GTAATGAGTCCCTCTTCGCAGTCACATTTTCTGTGGAAGTTAATGATGGATTTTTGGTAACAAGCCTACCGGCTGCGCTCATCACTACAACTGAACTGAAGCTCAAGAACAGTTACCAGTGGCTACCTCTTCAAACATATGTCAGCATCTCAAAACATTTCAAGGTCAAAGCTAAGGGAGTTAGATTTCATGGAACAGTAAATGACTGCAACAGTGTAATGCAACAGCTCTTTTATCAT GGAGGAGAACAGGATGCCATCTTGACAGTGACATTGAATGACATGGGAAACTATGGATGCTATTTTAATTGTGCTGAAAAGATATCAGTGCCTTTGCAGGCTGATGCTTCTGTTAATCTAATAAGACGAAGGCCAATGAGTTCACTTGTGGCTCACG GCTTGGGATCTGCTATTGTGCTTGAAGCCATTATAGTGTTTTCACTCGGATCAGCACTACTATTTTTCACCTGCAAATGTGCAACTCGCCTTGTAaatgaaagaagaaacaaagctACCAGGGGTCCTGAACCAGAAAGCACACATAGTTTGCGCAAAGGGACT CCAAAGACAAACGTATCAGAGCATGCAACTCACCTCACTGGGAGTTGTTCAAGCCCTTTGCTTGGCAGCCAACGTCCCAACTttcgccaacg GTCGTCCTGCCGTCAATCTGGAGATGAGGAATCTTCCAAGGCAGCATATCAGAGGTTCCGTTCTATTAGTGGACGCAGTCAGCACACTCCTGCGCCTAGCTTTATGCCCCTTGCTATTGAAAAGGAACAGAGTGAAACAGTTTAA
- the LOC18791053 gene encoding protein GAMETE EXPRESSED 2 isoform X4, producing the protein MEVLIHQQDRYGNLVPGLYAFDAEVVEIKTNLSIPLADLHFEEVVAGIQLFSFSNLEPGNFLLTISDMKHDKSISNMPYAYNVFVGYCNGTNSVVNGSGLNSSTAGERAEFSVYLNDAYQYPSPAEIERLEVQIVREIDSYRVQSSIFPMQIINGTGPARGIRYGATSQIEITPSPSMDSANSSVGSFGTLATAFNVVYTPDKSGIYRIYVLCGNILLNGGQPCTMEVRGGEVNTSLSQVVKFSPKVPKMINNDVVVQLVDSFFNPVLSQQSRLKLNIVSVNSSGFSSSMFVDNSNGSYTVHYLAEDVGSYEMCASFEGKQVSPCPFGVNVYSSEYFPRAYIDTISVWEDESIAFDVLANDYFAGKNASVVEFSKPGHGSLLEFGRLLRYTPQKDYYGNDSFVYTMSDINGNLATAAVNISVLTIPPQFVSFPTELQATEDEISPRFGGFPGFEIRYSDMMESISVNLSAQSGTVFLAPMLMQFWEPVWTGLSVYTEDGEVKGLILEGNVEVINFALQSIQYYGNENFCGYDTVRVSTRNRNGVNVLDVPVLVEPINDPPFIHAPAYIILKNNEDESLIYDREKDKFEFCIGDPDLLAFHGNESLFAVTFSVEVNDGFLVTSLPAALITTTELKLKNSYQWLPLQTYVSISKHFKVKAKGVRFHGTVNDCNSVMQQLFYHGGEQDAILTVTLNDMGNYGCYFNCAEKISVPLQADASVNLIRRRPMSSLVAHGLGSAIVLEAIIVFSLGSALLFFTCKCATRLVNERRNKATRGPEPESTHSLRKGTPKTNVSEHATHLTGSCSSPLLGSQRPNFRQRSSCRQSGDEESSKAAYQRFRSISGRSQHTPAPSFMPLAIEKEQSETV; encoded by the exons ATGGAAGTCCTTATACATCAGCAAGATCGATATGGGAACCTTGTTCCGGGCCTGTATGCATTTGATGCTGAAGTTGTTGAGATAAAGACAAATTTGTCTATACCTCTTGCAGATTTGCACTTCGAAGAAGTGGTGGCTggaattcaattgttttcCTTTAGTAATCTGGAACCGGGAAACTTCTTGCTCACTATATCTGATATGAAGCATGACAAAAGTATCTCTAATATGCCATATGCTTATAATGTCTTTGTTG GTTATTGCAATGGGACAAACAGTGTTGTTAATGGATCTGGTTTAAATAGTTCTACTGCTGGAGAACGAGCAGAGTTTTCAGTTTacttgaatgatgcttatcaGTATCCTTCTCCTGCTGAAATAGAAAGGCTTGAAGTACAAATTGTAAGGGAAATTGACTCCTACCGAGTGCAGTCGAGCATATTTCCTATGCAGATCATCAATG GGACTGGACCTGCTCGTGGGATAAGATATGGTGCAACCAGCCAGATAGAAATCACTCCTTCACCATCTATGGACTCAGCAAATTCT TCTGTTGGGAGCTTCGGCACTCTGGCAACTGCTTTCAATGTGGTTTATACACCAGACAAGAGTGGGATTTATAGAATCTATGTACTTTGTGGAAATATTCTACTGAATGGTGGTCAACCATGTACAATGGAAGTAAGAGGAG GAGAGGTTAATACATCACTCTCACAAGTTGTCAAATTTTCTCCCAAGGTGCCAAAAATGATTAATAATGACGTAGTAGTGCAGCTCGTGGATTCATTTTTTAACCCTGTCTTGTCTCAACAATCCAGGCTGAAACTAAACATTGTTTCAGTTAACAGTTCTGGGTTTTCAAGTTCCATGTTTGTGGATAATAGTAATGGCTCATACACGGTTCACTATCTGGCTGAGGATGTTGGAAGTTATGAGATGTGTGCTTCATTTGAAGGCAAACAAGTCTCTCCCTGTCCCTTTGGGGTCAATGTCTACAGCA GTGAGTATTTTCCCAGAGCCTACATTGATACAATATCTGTATGGGAGGACGAGTCAATTGCTTTTGATGTTTTAGCAAATGACTACTTTGCTGGGAAAAAtgcaagtgttgttgaattcTCAAAG CCAGGTCATGGTTCCCTTCTCGAGTTTGGAAGGCTCCTCCGGTATACACCTCAAAAAGACTATTATGGGAATGATTCATTTGTGTACACAATGTCTGATATAAACGGGAATCTTGCTACTGCTGCTGTAAACATATCTGTTCTCACTATCCCACCccaatttgtttcatttccaACTGAACTGCAAGCAACTGAAGATGAGATTAGTCCCAGATTTGG TGGTTTCCCAGGGTTTGAGATAAGATACTCAGACATGATGGAGAGCATCTCTGTTAATCTCAGCGCACAATCTGGGACGGTCTTTCTGGCTCCCATGCTAATGCAATTCTGGGAGCCAGTTTGGACGGGACTTTCTGTATACACAGAGGATGGAGAAGTGAAGGGTTTGATTTTAGAAGGCAACGTGGAAGTAATCAATTTTGCCCTTCAGTCAATTCAGTACTACGG aaaTGAGAACTTTTGTGGCTATGATACAGTTCGAGTCTCTACAAGGAACAGGAATGGAGTTAATGTATTGGATGTTCCAGTTTTGGTGGAACCTATTAACGATCCTCCATTTATTCATGCCCCtgcatatattattttgaaaaataatgaagatgAGTCACTGATATATGACAGAGAAAAAGACAAGTTTGAGTTCTGCATTGGAGATCCAGATCTTCTTGCCTTCCATG GTAATGAGTCCCTCTTCGCAGTCACATTTTCTGTGGAAGTTAATGATGGATTTTTGGTAACAAGCCTACCGGCTGCGCTCATCACTACAACTGAACTGAAGCTCAAGAACAGTTACCAGTGGCTACCTCTTCAAACATATGTCAGCATCTCAAAACATTTCAAGGTCAAAGCTAAGGGAGTTAGATTTCATGGAACAGTAAATGACTGCAACAGTGTAATGCAACAGCTCTTTTATCAT GGAGGAGAACAGGATGCCATCTTGACAGTGACATTGAATGACATGGGAAACTATGGATGCTATTTTAATTGTGCTGAAAAGATATCAGTGCCTTTGCAGGCTGATGCTTCTGTTAATCTAATAAGACGAAGGCCAATGAGTTCACTTGTGGCTCACG GCTTGGGATCTGCTATTGTGCTTGAAGCCATTATAGTGTTTTCACTCGGATCAGCACTACTATTTTTCACCTGCAAATGTGCAACTCGCCTTGTAaatgaaagaagaaacaaagctACCAGGGGTCCTGAACCAGAAAGCACACATAGTTTGCGCAAAGGGACT CCAAAGACAAACGTATCAGAGCATGCAACTCACCTCACTGGGAGTTGTTCAAGCCCTTTGCTTGGCAGCCAACGTCCCAACTttcgccaacg GTCGTCCTGCCGTCAATCTGGAGATGAGGAATCTTCCAAGGCAGCATATCAGAGGTTCCGTTCTATTAGTGGACGCAGTCAGCACACTCCTGCGCCTAGCTTTATGCCCCTTGCTATTGAAAAGGAACAGAGTGAAACAGTTTAA